Proteins from a genomic interval of Tenacibaculum sp. SZ-18:
- a CDS encoding glycoside hydrolase family 108 protein, which yields MADFNLYKQTALKFEGGYQKLSSDPGNYNSRGDLVGTNMGIAATTYEKWLNRPPTVEDMKSITVSIASEIYKSWYWDTVRASEINSQAVAENIVDHAINAGPRTIAKIVQGILNKYYKKNLVVDGAIGANTIKAINAVAPTKLFQKISQYRLEYYNSLNNSDWISIWHKRVKSLADKFGILIEKKKYLEHL from the coding sequence ATGGCTGATTTTAATCTATACAAACAAACTGCTTTAAAGTTTGAAGGAGGATATCAAAAGCTTTCTTCTGATCCTGGTAATTATAATTCCAGAGGTGATCTTGTAGGTACTAATATGGGAATAGCTGCTACGACCTACGAAAAATGGTTGAATAGACCTCCTACGGTAGAGGATATGAAATCAATCACCGTAAGTATTGCTTCAGAGATTTATAAATCATGGTATTGGGATACTGTAAGAGCTTCAGAAATTAATTCGCAAGCTGTAGCCGAGAACATTGTGGATCATGCTATTAATGCTGGACCAAGAACTATTGCAAAAATAGTACAAGGGATATTGAATAAATATTACAAGAAAAACCTTGTGGTTGATGGAGCCATTGGAGCAAACACAATAAAAGCTATAAACGCTGTTGCTCCAACTAAGCTATTTCAAAAAATAAGTCAGTACAGATTGGAATATTACAATTCTTTGAATAATAGTGATTGGATTTCTATCTGGCATAAAAGAGTAAAATCTTTAGCCGATAAGTTTGGGATCCTCATTGAAAAAAAAAAGTACTTGGAGCATTTGTAG
- a CDS encoding restriction endonuclease subunit S, producing MLNTNDWADFCLNDLFEISAGKYYYADEYESGVTPYITASAINNGIAKRINLQPDFKGNAITTGKVGCTAFYQKEAFCATSDVNIFVAKKFKMTPNIGVFITSIINFSENYKWTYGRQCRQQNSKRIIIKLPKALDENGNPLLNINSNYNPHGYVPDFQFMEDYMAIILNDNENSSIGRTLKTKNISGNQKIETSDWQEFYLHKLFDITMGNGIDSNKTTDFDPKINYVSRDSKGNGVVGFIDKMEGEETFPAGAMTVALGGSFLGSCFIQKKPFYTAQNVAVMKEKVTLSIFTKLFISSLVRHECKVKYLAFGRELNSHIRKDFTIKLPVIKDENGFVRDEEKVFSEDGYLPDWQLMESIVTDLPYGDRI from the coding sequence ATGCTTAATACTAATGACTGGGCAGATTTTTGTCTGAATGATTTATTTGAAATTAGCGCAGGCAAATACTACTACGCTGATGAATACGAAAGCGGTGTCACACCTTATATAACAGCTTCAGCAATTAATAATGGTATTGCAAAAAGAATAAATCTTCAACCTGATTTTAAAGGTAATGCAATCACTACAGGTAAAGTTGGGTGTACAGCATTTTACCAGAAAGAGGCTTTCTGCGCCACTAGTGACGTAAATATTTTTGTTGCCAAAAAATTTAAAATGACCCCTAATATTGGAGTTTTTATTACTTCAATAATAAACTTCTCTGAAAATTATAAATGGACTTATGGCAGACAATGTCGTCAACAAAATAGTAAAAGAATAATTATTAAGCTACCGAAAGCTCTTGATGAAAACGGTAATCCACTTTTAAATATAAATTCAAATTACAATCCCCATGGCTATGTTCCAGATTTTCAATTTATGGAAGACTACATGGCTATTATTTTAAATGATAATGAAAACAGCTCCATTGGCAGGACTTTAAAAACTAAAAACATTTCTGGGAATCAAAAGATAGAAACATCTGATTGGCAGGAGTTTTACCTTCACAAATTATTTGATATTACCATGGGTAACGGTATAGATTCAAATAAAACAACAGATTTTGACCCTAAAATCAATTATGTATCGAGAGATAGTAAAGGTAATGGTGTTGTTGGTTTTATAGACAAAATGGAGGGTGAAGAAACATTTCCAGCTGGTGCAATGACAGTTGCCTTAGGTGGTAGTTTTCTAGGCTCTTGTTTTATTCAAAAGAAACCATTTTATACAGCACAAAACGTAGCTGTTATGAAAGAAAAAGTAACACTATCTATTTTTACCAAGCTTTTTATTTCTTCCCTCGTAAGACATGAATGCAAAGTTAAATACCTTGCTTTTGGCCGTGAATTGAATTCACATATAAGAAAAGATTTTACCATTAAATTACCTGTGATTAAAGATGAAAATGGTTTTGTAAGAGATGAAGAAAAGGTATTTTCTGAAGATGGATATTTACCTGATTGGCAATTAATGGAGTCTATTGTAACAGATTTACCTTATGGTGATAGAATATAA
- a CDS encoding SOS response-associated peptidase — MCFTKSNTKSVEKNEKRFNASFITPEVYQPYYARSGYSTDYLYIIKQNESEIINPAYWGLLPENITIDKRQEYLSQYRTYNARVDKILNNQNRAANFIKSQRCIILADGIFEPHYRSDISYPHYIKHHDHGLFALAGVYTELDDGLYTTTIITREANPYFAEIHNKKKQGTFRMPLILNQEDESNWLSNDLNTSDITELLNSFTSKKFVDYPVRKSSGHPINKAEGIQPFFYPEQQSLF, encoded by the coding sequence ATGTGCTTTACTAAGTCAAATACAAAATCAGTAGAAAAAAACGAGAAAAGATTTAACGCAAGTTTTATTACACCAGAAGTATATCAGCCATACTACGCAAGATCTGGTTATTCTACTGATTATTTGTACATCATAAAGCAAAACGAAAGTGAAATTATTAACCCAGCATATTGGGGATTACTTCCAGAAAATATAACTATTGATAAGAGGCAAGAATATTTAAGTCAATATCGAACCTATAATGCCAGAGTAGATAAAATACTTAACAATCAAAATAGAGCTGCAAATTTTATAAAGAGTCAACGCTGCATAATTCTAGCAGATGGAATATTTGAACCACATTACAGATCAGATATAAGTTATCCTCATTATATAAAACATCACGATCATGGTTTGTTTGCATTAGCAGGAGTTTATACGGAACTGGATGATGGTTTGTATACTACTACAATTATAACTAGAGAAGCTAATCCTTATTTTGCAGAGATACACAATAAGAAAAAGCAAGGAACCTTCAGAATGCCTCTAATATTAAATCAGGAGGATGAATCAAATTGGTTATCGAATGATTTAAATACAAGTGATATAACGGAATTACTAAATAGCTTTACTAGTAAAAAGTTCGTTGATTATCCAGTAAGAAAGAGTAGTGGTCACCCTATAAATAAAGCTGAAGGAATTCAACCTTTTTTCTACCCCGAACAACAATCGTTGTTTTAA
- a CDS encoding transglutaminase-like domain-containing protein yields the protein MSIQAINQLLYRPISRTKKYDKYFPKVSCQSTFLKEATTTGGLELMKQWSKKYAHQTEKIAKKLQGKTLPETINNIYNWLYNHLQYDADGYEQKLKSPACSYFMRFEGIDCKSYSLFASSILSNLGIAHKFRKVVQPSDPNRWSHVYVVVPYKNQELIIDATKSINTEVNKVKEFDMSVIDVKLPYYGMNASMGSPRKDISKAVQNFVAFLGDLNKRGVSKLTTNSIKQDVRSFIDKGIEPKVTITNKYFQVNGKRHYYTVSSASGLGFVSFDGISSLVDNIGIGKIFDRGFGQVFDNGFDFSCWGASFPPSLAEPQTNQKVKDIFTKYDLLNVVKSRNLNATKNVVNEVIAQLTFGRNDRKANIDNTQDCTKKGEELSYKIFNQALEDLYTALNGDFNVQYKTHSRAISFEFRGGSWTRTYSVKDIATIQFKNAAPGSGGGTSNPSPGPVDHSNTIPPKKNNKGVLAVLGTALTGGYLLFA from the coding sequence ATGAGCATACAGGCAATAAATCAATTATTATATAGACCGATAAGTCGTACTAAAAAATATGACAAGTACTTTCCAAAAGTATCTTGTCAATCTACATTTTTGAAAGAAGCGACTACTACTGGAGGATTGGAGTTAATGAAACAATGGTCTAAAAAATATGCTCATCAAACCGAAAAGATTGCCAAGAAATTACAAGGCAAAACACTTCCTGAAACCATAAACAACATATACAATTGGCTTTATAATCATCTACAGTATGATGCCGATGGTTACGAACAGAAATTAAAATCTCCAGCTTGTAGTTATTTCATGCGATTTGAAGGAATTGATTGTAAATCGTATTCACTTTTTGCTTCATCAATACTATCAAATTTAGGGATCGCTCATAAGTTTCGAAAAGTCGTGCAACCTTCCGATCCAAACAGATGGAGTCACGTATATGTTGTTGTTCCATATAAAAATCAAGAATTGATTATCGACGCCACCAAGTCAATTAATACAGAAGTAAATAAAGTTAAAGAGTTTGACATGAGTGTTATAGATGTAAAGTTACCTTATTATGGTATGAATGCCTCAATGGGTAGTCCACGAAAAGATATAAGTAAAGCAGTTCAAAATTTTGTTGCTTTTTTAGGTGATTTAAATAAAAGAGGTGTCTCAAAGTTAACGACAAATTCAATTAAGCAAGATGTTCGTTCTTTTATTGATAAAGGAATTGAACCTAAGGTTACCATCACGAATAAATATTTTCAAGTTAACGGAAAAAGACATTATTATACTGTTTCATCCGCTTCGGGATTAGGGTTTGTTTCCTTTGATGGTATTTCTTCTTTAGTAGATAATATTGGTATTGGTAAAATCTTTGATCGTGGTTTTGGTCAGGTTTTCGATAACGGCTTTGATTTTAGTTGTTGGGGAGCATCATTTCCTCCTTCTTTAGCGGAACCACAAACCAACCAAAAAGTAAAAGACATATTTACTAAATACGATCTTCTGAATGTTGTTAAATCGAGAAATTTAAATGCTACTAAAAATGTGGTAAATGAAGTAATTGCTCAATTAACATTTGGTCGAAATGATCGTAAGGCTAATATTGATAACACCCAAGATTGCACTAAAAAAGGTGAAGAATTATCTTATAAAATCTTCAATCAAGCCTTAGAGGATTTATACACTGCTTTAAATGGCGATTTTAATGTTCAATATAAAACTCATAGCAGAGCGATTAGTTTTGAATTTAGAGGCGGGAGCTGGACCAGAACTTATTCTGTAAAAGATATTGCAACAATTCAGTTTAAAAATGCAGCACCAGGAAGCGGAGGCGGAACTTCAAATCCTTCACCTGGTCCTGTTGATCATTCAAATACCATACCACCAAAGAAAAATAATAAAGGAGTATTAGCGGTTCTTGGAACTGCTTTAACCGGAGGCTATTTATTATTTGCTTAA
- a CDS encoding ArdC family protein: MVADFINQYNALDKTTVERAKLVAINSKAELLSSVSPTIQELFTKTKTILENSDAEKFEINISSKLLKEKISLDDSEIKGLGIPLIDLPEDIGLNGKVSQSDIYQMITDQMIQMIEEASGKNWVQSWKANPFITPLNFISKKPYRGINHNLLTIFGFRTFKNPYFLTFKQIEKLKGRLKKGSKGYPVIYYTRLFIYESVEEGLKFATYDVRKFIIFLKANKSKIRLLRESKFSIEELVGQSYIPIMKYYKIFNGEDVENIDFKLEELRKSMVRNDGEKLQVAEAIIKNFPAPIPELKHGGDRAFYTPGKDYVQMPKIERFDTELDYYRTLFHEYIHATGHEERLDRKLSMDQEQYAKEELVAEFGAVFLSAEAGIIWRTNKNHAEYLKGWRNALKDIKKDNKLILRASSLAQKATDYILQRDKEGTPLYLKKMKKELSKKEFDFSFKKLISEKTIFSHVNKGYNLEKISDALLSKAYAYSLLAKHILSNSRNYPHYKKSSLLTEAGKTSLIKKMKTEIEKRHLKIAVNFSIPKQQRKPRQLELGLKGAGDVLLDLETNNQPTIATTVVAPVVIKEEETKVQNNNLETTDENISSTPVIDITKNEELSEYEKKMQKLGYVKATSAPKQASGIYRLPGEIGKFLQNIQPYKELIIIKGNKHSSKSQLAMQIANGFGELNKKVVYIDYEQGGMECKDTIDSLNRNTTPQGKRNILVKGYVEKPLQELKAISQINDVIVADSVTDLKITADQLNELRNQFPEVIWVFISQVKENGRMYGGNKMAHNPTKIIYCHSNKNYEKRFAELEKNRGNSLEVTYNIFEKKTTLPEEESGDDIIIDL; the protein is encoded by the coding sequence ATGGTAGCAGATTTTATCAATCAATACAACGCACTCGATAAAACAACTGTTGAGAGAGCAAAATTAGTTGCTATAAATTCTAAAGCAGAATTACTTTCTTCTGTTTCTCCAACAATCCAAGAACTATTTACTAAAACCAAAACGATTCTTGAAAATTCTGATGCTGAGAAGTTTGAAATCAACATATCAAGTAAATTGTTGAAAGAAAAGATTTCACTTGATGATTCAGAAATCAAAGGGCTTGGTATTCCGTTGATTGATTTGCCTGAAGATATCGGTTTAAATGGAAAAGTGTCTCAGTCTGATATTTACCAAATGATTACGGATCAAATGATTCAGATGATTGAAGAGGCTTCAGGTAAAAACTGGGTACAAAGTTGGAAGGCAAATCCTTTTATTACACCACTCAATTTTATTTCTAAGAAGCCATACAGAGGAATTAATCACAATCTACTAACCATATTTGGGTTTCGTACTTTTAAGAATCCGTACTTTTTAACTTTCAAACAAATTGAAAAACTAAAAGGACGATTAAAGAAAGGAAGTAAGGGATATCCAGTGATTTATTATACCAGATTATTCATCTATGAATCTGTTGAGGAAGGATTAAAATTTGCTACTTATGATGTCAGGAAATTTATTATTTTCTTAAAAGCCAATAAAAGTAAAATTCGACTGTTACGTGAATCAAAGTTTAGTATTGAAGAATTGGTAGGGCAATCATACATTCCAATTATGAAATACTATAAAATCTTCAATGGCGAAGATGTAGAAAATATTGATTTTAAACTGGAAGAGCTAAGAAAAAGTATGGTGCGAAATGATGGTGAAAAGTTACAAGTTGCTGAGGCTATTATTAAAAACTTTCCGGCACCAATTCCTGAACTAAAACATGGTGGTGATAGAGCATTTTATACTCCTGGGAAAGATTACGTGCAAATGCCAAAAATTGAAAGGTTTGATACAGAATTAGATTATTACAGAACCCTTTTTCATGAGTACATTCATGCTACGGGCCATGAAGAAAGATTGGATAGAAAATTATCAATGGATCAGGAACAATATGCTAAAGAAGAATTAGTTGCTGAATTCGGAGCTGTGTTTTTAAGTGCTGAAGCTGGAATTATTTGGAGAACAAATAAAAATCATGCTGAGTATTTAAAAGGATGGAGAAATGCTTTAAAAGACATAAAGAAAGATAATAAGTTAATTTTAAGAGCTTCTTCATTAGCCCAAAAAGCAACGGATTATATCTTGCAACGAGACAAAGAAGGAACTCCGTTGTACTTAAAGAAAATGAAAAAAGAACTCTCTAAAAAAGAGTTTGATTTTTCATTTAAAAAGTTAATCTCTGAGAAAACAATTTTCTCACATGTAAACAAAGGCTATAATCTAGAAAAGATTAGTGATGCTCTATTATCAAAAGCCTATGCGTATAGTTTACTAGCAAAACATATTCTTAGCAATAGTAGAAATTATCCTCATTATAAAAAATCATCATTATTAACAGAAGCAGGAAAAACTTCTTTAATTAAAAAGATGAAAACAGAAATTGAAAAACGACACTTAAAAATTGCGGTAAACTTTTCCATTCCGAAACAACAAAGGAAACCAAGACAATTGGAATTAGGATTAAAAGGAGCGGGTGATGTTCTTTTGGATCTAGAAACCAACAACCAACCAACAATAGCAACAACTGTTGTTGCTCCTGTTGTTATAAAGGAAGAAGAAACTAAGGTACAAAACAACAATTTAGAAACTACTGATGAAAATATTTCATCTACTCCGGTTATAGACATAACAAAGAATGAAGAATTAAGTGAATACGAAAAGAAGATGCAAAAGCTTGGTTATGTAAAAGCTACTTCGGCTCCAAAACAAGCATCTGGAATTTATAGATTACCAGGAGAAATTGGAAAATTCTTACAGAATATCCAACCGTATAAAGAACTGATCATTATCAAAGGAAATAAACACTCCAGTAAAAGTCAATTAGCTATGCAAATAGCAAATGGTTTTGGAGAACTGAACAAGAAAGTTGTTTATATCGATTATGAACAAGGAGGAATGGAATGTAAGGACACTATCGATTCTTTAAACCGAAATACAACTCCCCAGGGAAAAAGAAATATTTTAGTTAAAGGTTATGTTGAAAAACCACTGCAAGAGCTAAAGGCGATTAGTCAAATTAACGATGTTATTGTTGCCGATTCCGTTACCGATTTAAAGATTACAGCAGATCAATTAAATGAGTTAAGGAATCAATTTCCAGAAGTGATTTGGGTTTTCATTTCTCAGGTAAAAGAGAATGGTAGAATGTACGGAGGAAATAAAATGGCGCATAATCCAACTAAAATCATTTATTGCCATAGCAATAAAAACTACGAAAAACGTTTTGCCGAACTAGAAAAAAATAGAGGTAATAGTTTGGAGGTTACCTACAACATCTTTGAAAAGAAAACAACTTTACCTGAAGAAGAAAGTGGGGATGATATAATTATCGATTTGTAA
- a CDS encoding recombinase family protein produces MVFGYVRVSTSHQNYDMQIDALESFGVEKKNIFFDKASGAKEERKGLNDLMMKLREGDSIIVWKMCRIARNTKHMLHLMEFFESNRIDFKSIQEPFLDTSSPYGKFIFTLFSALYQMEREINAERVTAGVRSAINRGVKVGRPKGMTDELKRKAREAIIMHRDEKMSIKGICKELSISQGSLYKMFDFKNYDYKKNHKNKGNKNAKRKIS; encoded by the coding sequence ATGGTTTTTGGATATGTCAGAGTAAGTACTTCTCATCAAAATTATGACATGCAAATAGATGCATTAGAGTCGTTTGGAGTAGAGAAGAAAAATATTTTCTTCGATAAAGCATCGGGAGCAAAAGAGGAAAGAAAAGGACTAAACGATTTAATGATGAAGTTAAGAGAGGGAGACTCAATAATAGTTTGGAAAATGTGTCGAATAGCCAGAAATACGAAACATATGCTTCATTTGATGGAATTTTTCGAAAGTAATAGAATTGATTTTAAAAGTATTCAAGAACCTTTTTTAGATACATCTTCACCTTACGGAAAATTCATTTTCACCCTATTTTCCGCTTTGTATCAAATGGAAAGAGAGATTAATGCTGAAAGAGTAACAGCTGGGGTCCGTTCTGCTATTAATAGAGGTGTTAAAGTAGGCAGGCCAAAAGGAATGACTGATGAACTAAAGAGAAAAGCAAGAGAGGCTATTATTATGCATCGAGATGAAAAAATGTCAATAAAAGGTATATGCAAAGAATTGTCAATTTCTCAAGGGTCTCTTTATAAAATGTTCGACTTCAAAAATTATGATTACAAGAAAAATCACAAAAACAAAGGCAACAAGAATGCTAAACGTAAAATAAGCTGA
- a CDS encoding HsdM family class I SAM-dependent methyltransferase, which yields MNRFEIIEKIGAQHHTGNTESGEFSYPTALKSIGKNIKDYQKGNSGKNHQYLDIRFENERLAILVETKNKFSKWGKAKIQKQLQDYVRYEKAYSDKRIVAILAETDGDDVWVWYGQSVIIDDDHKIEEETILKSFEEYEEICFGKVNDKIKVIDSIKTLNEKLHSDGVHEKLRSQFVGTCLLALKNGLVYENVKETLNPKTGKNIKPEGVVINSIKDILEGLLTKGGSINKASKLAILNNKVLDDQDVQSLTYKELSDILKYIDINIVPYINDKNTAGQDLLNLFFTTFNKYVGKSDKNQAFTPDHICGFMSKVVGVNKNSRVLDPCCGSGAFLVRAMTDAMDDCETEDEREKVKQEQIFGIEYEEGAFGLSSTNMLIHGDGNSNVVQDSIFNRGKWVEDSNINVVLMNPPYNATKKFCDPNYTKNWKGNKKEDPSKGFHFVEWVASRVSPMCKMAVLLPMQAAIGTSADVKEFKKKMLDKYTLDAVFSLPVEIFYPGAAAVAVCMIFDLSQKHSKANKETFFGYYRDDKFTKRKGLGRIEMTDENGASLWVKTEEEWLDLYKNRKVVPGLSVMKKIDHKDEWLAEAFMETDYSNLTQMDFEQTVRDYYSYIIKDGEENA from the coding sequence GTGAATAGATTTGAAATAATAGAAAAAATCGGTGCTCAACACCATACTGGAAATACAGAATCAGGTGAATTTAGTTATCCTACTGCACTTAAATCTATAGGAAAAAACATAAAGGATTATCAGAAAGGAAATAGTGGAAAAAATCACCAATATTTAGATATACGATTTGAAAATGAACGCCTAGCAATATTAGTAGAAACAAAAAATAAGTTTAGTAAGTGGGGCAAGGCTAAAATTCAAAAACAACTACAAGATTATGTACGCTATGAAAAAGCTTATTCTGATAAAAGGATTGTTGCAATTTTAGCAGAAACTGACGGTGATGACGTATGGGTATGGTATGGTCAATCTGTTATAATTGATGATGACCATAAAATAGAAGAGGAAACAATACTTAAATCTTTTGAAGAATACGAAGAAATTTGTTTTGGTAAAGTAAATGATAAAATAAAAGTAATTGACTCTATAAAAACACTGAATGAAAAATTACATTCAGACGGTGTACACGAGAAACTCAGAAGTCAATTTGTTGGTACTTGTTTATTGGCTTTAAAAAATGGATTGGTTTACGAAAATGTTAAAGAAACATTAAACCCAAAGACAGGTAAAAACATCAAGCCAGAAGGTGTTGTAATAAATAGTATAAAAGATATTTTAGAGGGTTTACTAACTAAAGGTGGAAGCATTAACAAGGCAAGTAAATTAGCTATTTTAAACAACAAAGTTCTAGATGACCAAGACGTTCAAAGTTTAACATACAAAGAATTGTCAGATATTTTAAAATATATTGACATTAACATTGTACCATATATTAACGATAAGAATACAGCTGGGCAGGATTTACTAAATCTCTTCTTTACAACATTTAATAAGTATGTAGGAAAATCGGACAAAAACCAAGCATTTACTCCTGACCATATATGTGGTTTTATGAGTAAAGTAGTTGGTGTAAATAAAAACTCAAGAGTTCTTGACCCTTGTTGTGGTAGTGGTGCTTTTCTAGTTAGAGCAATGACAGATGCAATGGATGATTGCGAAACTGAGGACGAAAGAGAAAAAGTAAAACAAGAGCAAATTTTTGGTATTGAATATGAAGAAGGAGCATTTGGTTTATCCTCAACTAATATGCTTATTCATGGAGACGGTAACTCAAATGTTGTTCAAGACTCGATATTTAATAGAGGGAAATGGGTTGAGGACAGTAATATTAATGTAGTATTGATGAACCCCCCATACAATGCAACAAAAAAATTCTGTGATCCTAATTACACTAAAAATTGGAAGGGTAATAAAAAAGAAGATCCATCTAAAGGATTTCATTTCGTAGAATGGGTTGCTAGTCGCGTTTCTCCTATGTGTAAAATGGCTGTTTTACTTCCTATGCAAGCTGCGATTGGTACAAGTGCTGATGTAAAGGAGTTCAAGAAAAAAATGCTTGATAAGTACACTTTAGACGCAGTTTTTTCACTACCCGTTGAAATTTTCTATCCGGGTGCAGCTGCAGTTGCTGTATGTATGATTTTCGATTTGTCACAAAAACACTCTAAAGCAAATAAAGAAACATTTTTTGGATACTACAGAGATGATAAGTTTACCAAAAGAAAAGGTTTAGGTCGTATAGAAATGACTGACGAAAATGGTGCCAGTTTATGGGTGAAAACTGAAGAAGAATGGCTTGATTTATACAAAAACAGGAAAGTAGTACCAGGTTTGTCAGTAATGAAAAAAATTGACCACAAAGATGAGTGGTTAGCAGAAGCTTTTATGGAAACAGATTATAGCAATCTAACTCAAATGGACTTTGAACAAACCGTAAGAGATTATTATTCATACATTATTAAAGATGGAGAGGAAAATGCTTAA
- a CDS encoding DNA cytosine methyltransferase, with the protein MQKLELFSGTMGFSKGFEEAGFKFDKVYYSEIDKHAIANSKYNRPNAEHIGSVKHFQQWKGKLGRINVLTFGSPCQNFSLAGNRKGLKGRSSSLIHYAIMAIEWFRPDIFIWENVKGAYSSNKGQDFQAIFERLANIDGYRLEKQLLNTSWFLPQNRERIYLIGHLTGRSKPGVFPFGEDDQIFIKPERSKERQSQTKHCTTLKSSGAMKADDTYVQMPSKSGCISGGGNSGGLHSDMTVIPVLTPNRREKRQNGRRFKEDGEPAFTLNCQDQHGIFITSNTKKGYEIATTKDTINFSQPNSQPNSQTRRGRVGKGKAQTLDTACNQGILVQKEVTRGNSQGARIYETSGTSSCLNSGGGGLGAKTGLYDVDNKIRRLTEIECERLQGFPDDWTKFGVYDGVLKEISKTQRYKMLGNAVSVPVVKEIAERLKRIIKLE; encoded by the coding sequence ATGCAAAAACTCGAATTATTTAGCGGAACAATGGGGTTTAGTAAGGGCTTTGAAGAAGCTGGATTTAAATTTGATAAAGTTTACTACAGTGAAATAGATAAACACGCAATTGCTAATTCAAAATACAACAGACCTAATGCAGAACACATCGGATCAGTTAAACATTTTCAGCAATGGAAAGGTAAACTCGGTAGAATTAACGTACTCACCTTCGGATCGCCTTGCCAAAATTTTTCGTTGGCTGGTAATAGAAAAGGGCTTAAAGGAAGGAGTAGTTCACTCATCCACTATGCCATTATGGCTATCGAGTGGTTTAGACCTGATATTTTTATTTGGGAAAACGTTAAAGGAGCTTACTCCAGCAACAAAGGCCAAGATTTTCAAGCAATCTTTGAAAGGCTTGCCAACATTGATGGTTACAGACTCGAAAAACAACTGCTTAATACAAGCTGGTTTCTACCCCAAAATAGAGAGCGAATATATCTTATTGGACATCTTACAGGAAGAAGTAAGCCAGGAGTATTTCCTTTCGGAGAAGATGACCAAATATTTATTAAGCCGGAAAGATCAAAAGAAAGACAATCACAAACCAAACATTGTACAACACTTAAATCAAGTGGAGCAATGAAAGCTGATGATACTTATGTTCAAATGCCTTCGAAATCAGGATGTATAAGCGGAGGAGGAAACTCAGGAGGATTACATAGTGACATGACTGTAATTCCTGTATTAACACCGAATAGAAGAGAAAAAAGACAAAATGGACGAAGATTTAAAGAAGATGGAGAACCAGCATTTACTCTGAACTGTCAAGATCAACATGGAATATTTATAACTTCTAATACTAAAAAGGGTTATGAAATTGCTACTACTAAAGATACTATAAATTTTAGCCAGCCTAATAGCCAGCCTAATAGCCAGACTCGTAGAGGACGAGTAGGAAAAGGTAAAGCTCAGACTTTAGACACTGCTTGTAATCAAGGGATTTTAGTTCAAAAAGAAGTAACTAGAGGGAATTCGCAAGGCGCACGAATTTACGAAACCTCTGGAACATCTTCTTGTCTAAACTCAGGAGGTGGTGGTTTAGGAGCAAAAACTGGCTTATATGATGTAGATAATAAAATCAGAAGATTGACAGAGATCGAGTGTGAAAGACTTCAAGGGTTTCCGGATGATTGGACAAAATTTGGAGTCTATGATGGTGTTTTGAAAGAAATCAGTAAAACTCAACGATACAAAATGCTTGGTAATGCAGTAAGTGTTCCAGTAGTAAAAGAAATCGCAGAAAGATTAAAACGAATTATAAAATTAGAGTAG